The genomic DNA tgaacctatggggttatggctccaacatttcatactgtctatggaacctatggggtcatggctccaacatttcatactgtctatggaacctatggggttatggctccaacatttcatactgtctatggaacctatggggttatggctccaacatttcatactgtctacggaacctatggggttatggctccaacatttcatactgtctattgaacctatggggttatggctccaacatctcatactgtctatggaacctatggggtcatggctccaacatttcatactgtctatggaacctatggggttatggctccaacatttcatactgtctatggaacctatggggttatggctccaacatttcatactgtctattgaacctatggggttatggctccaacatctcatactgtctatggaacctatggggttatggctccaacatctcATACtatctatggaacctatggggtcatggctccaacatttcatactgtctatggatcctatggggtcatggctccaacatttcatactgtctatggaacctatggggttatggctccaacatttcatactgtctatggaacctatggggttatggctccaacatttcatactgtctatggaacctatggggttatagctccaacatttcatactgtctatggaacctatggggttatggctccaacatctcatactgtctatggaacctatggtgTTATgggctccaacatgtcatactgtctatggaacctatggtgttatggctccaacatttcatactgtctatggaacctatggggttatggctccaacatttcatactgtctatggaacctatggggtcatggctccaacatttcatactgtctatggaacctatggggttatggctccaacatttcatactgtctatggaacctatagggttatggctccaacatttcatactgtctatggaacctatggggttatggctccaacatttcatactgtctatggaacctatggggttatggctccaacatctcatactgtctatggaacctatggggttatggctccaacatctcatactgtctatggaacctatggggtcatggctccaacatttcatactgtctatggatcctatggggtcatggctccaacatttcatactgtctatggaacctatggggttatggctccaacatttcatactgtctatggaacctatggggctatggctccaacatgtcatactgtctatggaacctatggggttatggctccaacatgtcatactgtctatggaacctatggggttatggctccaacatttcatactgtctatggaacctatggggttatggctccaacatatcatactgtctatggaacctatggggtcatggctccaacatgtcatactgtctatggatcctatgggctccaacatttcatactgtctatggaacctatggggttatggctccaacatttcatactgtctatggaacctatggggttatagctccaacatttcatactgtctatggaacctatggggttatggctccaacatctcatactgtctatggaacctatggtgTTATgggctccaacatgtcatactgtctatggaacctatggtgttatggctccaacatttcatactgtctatggaacctattgggttatggctccaacatttcatactgtctatggaacctatggggtcatggctccaacatttcatactgtctatggaacctatggggttatggctccaacatttcatactgtctatggaacctatagggttatggctccaacatttcatactgtctatggaacctatggggttatggctccaacatttcatactgtctatggaacctatggggttatggctccaacatctcatactgtctatggaacctatggggttatggctccaacatctcatactgtctatggaacctatggggtcatggctccaacatttcatactgtctatggatcctatggggtcatggctccaacatttcatactgtctatggaacctatggggttatggctccaacatttcatactgtctatggaacctatggggttatggctccaacatgtcatactgtctatggaacctatggggttatggctccaacatgtcatactgtctatggaacctatggggttatggctccaacatttcatactgtctatggaacctatggggttatggctccaacatatcatactgtctatggaacctatggggtcatggctccaacatgtcatactgtctatggatcctatgggctccaacatgtcatactgtctatggaacctatggggttatggctccaatatgtcatactgtctatggaacctatggggttatggctccaacatatcatactgtctatggaacctatggggtcatggctccaacatgtcatactgtctatggatcctatgggctccaacatgtcatactgtctatggaacctatggggttatggctccaacatgtcatactgtctatggaacctatggggttatggctccaacatctcatactgtctatggaacctttggggttatggctccaacatttcatactgtctatggaacctatggggttatggctccaacatgtcatactgtctatggaacctatggggttatggctccaacatgtcatactgtctatggaacctatggggtcatggctccaacatttcatactgtctatggaacctatggtgttatggctccaacatttcatactgttaatggaacctatggggttatggctccaacatttcatactgtctattgaacctatggggttatggctccaacatctcatactgtctatggaacctatggggttatggctccaacatctcATACtatctatggaacctatggggtcatggctccaacatttcatactgtctatggatcctatggggtcatggctccacattggctccaacatttcatactgtctatggaacctatggggttatggctccaacatgtcatgctgtctatggaacctatggggttatggctccaacatgtcatactgtctatggaacctatggggtcatggctccaacatgtcatactgtctatggatcctatggggttatggctccaacatgtcatactgtatatggatcctatggggttatggctccaacatgtcatactgtctatggaacctatggggtcatggctccagTGGGTGTGGTGTTATTTTGCAGTATCAGATCCTACATAGCGGTGACCAAAGTGAAGACCGTGCTGCAGCCTGTGCACCTGGACGCCAGCGAACCCTGGGAGAAGTGGGCGGGCCTTTCACGCGGGGCCTGTGATGTCATCGTGGCCATTAACCTGCTTCAGTACAGCTCTTTCGACACCGTAGAGCAAGGCCTTACACGGCAGAGCGTCATTATACGCATCATATTTGGCTGTGAAGTTTTATGAATGTGTGAGTGAAGATGTGTCAGTCACTTATAGCCAGTGTGAAGTGCCAGAGTCtgggtctctgtttctctccccatgGCGTCGTTAAAGGATCAGGACAGATCCTCAGACAAAATGGTCTCTTGATCACACATGGGGTAGGTAtcatggatggggggggggagatgttTTTTTAACATCAgacacctctccctccccagccctACGCCATCAACGGCACCATCACCCCCAGCTGTATGGAGAACTTAGACCAGGAACTACGACAGATGTTATTACATCATAAGAGAGGAGCTGGCCAATGAGGAGCTACTACCCTATAGCTTCTTCCCATTAGTTCACTCAGGGTTGAGGGTCAAAGCCATGAATCCCAACCGTCACTCTGTTTTACCATGTCTGTTCTGTTCCCCTGCAGGAACCCAGGGTGGGGTCTACCAGACATCGACGTTCTGAGACAGCTCTGTTCCCCTACAGGAACCCAGGGTGGGGTCTACCAGACATCGACATTGAGACAGCTCTGTTCCCCTACAGGAACCCAGGGTGGGGTCTACCAGACATGGACGTTCTGAGACAGCTCTGTTCCCCTACAGGAACCCAGGGTGGGGTCTACCAGACATCGACATTGAGACAGCTCTGTTCCCCTACAGGAACCCAGGGTGGGGTCTACCAGACATGGACGTTCTGAGACAGCTCTGTTCCCCTACAGGAACCCAGGGTGGGGTCTACTAGACATGGACGTTCTGAGACAGCTCTGTTCCCCTACAGGAACCCAGGGTGGGGTCTACCAGACATGGACGTTCTGAGACAGCTCTGTTCCCCTACAGGAACCCAGGGTGGGGTCTACCAGACATCGACGTTCTGAgacagctcttctataaggatgTTTAGGACCAAGCCTTCAGAATATGTAACAAAGGTATATCTGCTACTAGCTCAGTCCTTCTATAAGGATGTTTAGGACCAAGCCTTCAGAATATGTAACAAAGGTATATCTGCTACTAGCTCAGTCCTTCTATAAGGATGTTTAGGACCAAGCCTTCAGAATATGTAACAAAAGGTATATCTGCTACTAGCTCAGTCCTTCTATAAGGATGTTTAGGACCAAGCCTTCAGAATATGTAACAAAAGGTATATCTGCTACTAGCTCAGTCCTTCTATAAGGATGTTTAGGACCAAGTCTTCCCATTG from Oncorhynchus kisutch isolate 150728-3 unplaced genomic scaffold, Okis_V2 scaffold3971, whole genome shotgun sequence includes the following:
- the LOC116372935 gene encoding LOW QUALITY PROTEIN: methyltransferase-like 26 B (The sequence of the model RefSeq protein was modified relative to this genomic sequence to represent the inferred CDS: deleted 2 bases in 1 codon) — translated: MLICPLADRNQKELCSVLCDVLEEQSHRELFALELGSGTRQHVVNFAMNTLHHLATPFITWQLSDIKEESRDSIRSYIAVTKVKTVLQPVHLDASEPWEKWAGLSRGACDVIVAINLLQYSSFDTVEGVVKGSGQILRQNGLLITHGPYAINGTITPSCMENLDQELRQMNPGWGLPDIDVLRQLCSPTGTQGGVYQTSTLRQLCSPTGTQGGVYQTWTF